A genomic stretch from Methylorubrum extorquens includes:
- a CDS encoding putative histidine kinase of the HWE family (Evidence 3 : Putative function from multiple computational evidences; Product type e : enzyme): MYDSADKGSRPADLSPALYRAAFDRAPVGLAVFSPDGRTIRTANPCLYRWLGYPSGFLDGRPIDQVIGRDAFDGETPGLKAGIRRWLRADGSSLDLRLTLSGEDGGETVAVVNLVDADDLVRAEQNRDALTAAGLGEWRWDLVTGQMVFSRRAAQILGYAPGRSVTWEGMRGQVDPEDAERIQTAVAAAIAERRPYAFQTRFRRATDGAEIWIGARGEALLAADGAPIGIVGVVQDVTTRVEAREALAEREERLRVATTVADLGIFEWHVLDDRATWENERMFAIFGRRPDEGSIGKSAFLKEILHPEDRPVFRQAILRALRDDTILHATGRIRRHDDGLWRTIDMAGRFERTRPGGLPRRLIGVVADVTDRHLSEERRSLLIRELHHRVKNTLATVQAIVGSTARTATSIDSFHEAFVGRIKSLAHTHSVLTEATWQTASLRDLLASELMPYAESETETSPDLRIVLDGPAVDLPSEIAVPIGMAIHELTTNAAKYGALSTGRGRITITWSVEAGVLHLDWRESGGPRVTPPTRQGFGSRLLQRVLTAQVQAQITTDYAPEGFHLTLAAPLPARNPALNPLA, translated from the coding sequence TTCCTCGATGGCCGCCCGATCGACCAAGTGATCGGCCGCGACGCGTTCGACGGGGAGACGCCCGGGCTGAAGGCCGGCATCCGCCGTTGGCTGCGGGCGGATGGCAGCAGCCTCGATCTGCGCCTGACCCTGTCCGGAGAGGACGGTGGCGAGACGGTCGCGGTCGTGAACCTCGTCGATGCCGACGATCTCGTCCGGGCCGAGCAGAACCGCGACGCCCTGACGGCGGCGGGGCTCGGCGAATGGCGCTGGGATCTCGTCACCGGACAGATGGTGTTTTCCCGCCGCGCGGCGCAGATCCTCGGCTACGCGCCGGGGCGCTCCGTCACCTGGGAGGGGATGCGCGGCCAGGTCGATCCGGAGGACGCCGAGCGGATTCAGACCGCGGTCGCCGCCGCCATCGCCGAGCGGCGCCCCTACGCGTTCCAGACCCGTTTCCGGCGCGCCACCGACGGTGCCGAGATCTGGATCGGCGCCCGCGGCGAGGCGCTTCTCGCCGCCGACGGTGCGCCCATCGGCATCGTCGGCGTGGTGCAGGACGTCACCACCCGGGTCGAGGCTCGGGAGGCCCTGGCCGAGCGCGAGGAGCGCCTGCGGGTCGCCACCACGGTCGCCGACCTCGGCATCTTCGAGTGGCATGTCCTCGACGACCGGGCGACCTGGGAGAACGAGCGGATGTTCGCGATCTTCGGCCGCCGGCCGGACGAGGGCAGCATCGGCAAGTCCGCCTTCCTCAAGGAAATCCTGCATCCCGAGGATCGCCCCGTCTTTCGGCAGGCGATCCTGCGGGCGCTGCGCGACGACACGATCCTGCACGCCACCGGCCGCATCCGCCGCCACGACGACGGCCTTTGGCGCACCATCGACATGGCCGGCCGGTTCGAGCGGACCCGGCCGGGTGGGCTGCCGCGGCGCCTGATCGGCGTCGTCGCGGACGTGACCGACCGCCACCTCTCGGAAGAACGCCGCAGCCTCCTGATCCGCGAGCTGCACCACCGGGTGAAGAACACGCTCGCCACGGTCCAGGCCATCGTCGGCTCGACCGCGCGCACTGCCACCAGCATCGACAGCTTCCACGAGGCCTTCGTCGGCCGCATCAAGTCGCTCGCCCACACCCACAGCGTGCTCACCGAGGCGACGTGGCAGACGGCGAGCCTGCGCGATCTGCTCGCCTCCGAACTGATGCCCTATGCCGAGAGCGAGACCGAGACCTCGCCGGACCTGCGCATCGTCCTCGACGGCCCGGCAGTGGACCTGCCCTCCGAGATCGCCGTGCCGATCGGCATGGCGATCCACGAATTGACCACCAACGCCGCCAAGTACGGTGCCCTCTCGACGGGGCGCGGCCGGATCACGATCACTTGGAGCGTCGAGGCCGGCGTGCTGCACCTCGATTGGCGCGAGAGCGGCGGCCCCCGCGTCACCCCGCCGACCCGCCAGGGCTTCGGCTCACGCCTGCTGCAACGGGTGCTGACCGCGCAGGTTCAGGCGCAGATCACCACCGATTACGCGCCCGAGGGGTTCCACCTGACGCTCGCCGCGCCCCTGCCCGCACGAAACCCGGCGCTCAACCCCCTGGCGTGA